One window of the Anolis sagrei isolate rAnoSag1 chromosome 5, rAnoSag1.mat, whole genome shotgun sequence genome contains the following:
- the KCNJ8 gene encoding ATP-sensitive inward rectifier potassium channel 8, which yields MLARKSIIPEEYVLARIAAENLGKPRIRDRPRKARFIAKNGACNLAHKNIREQGRFLQDIFTTLVDLKWRHTLVIFTMSFLCSWLFFAMVWWLVAFAHGDMEIPCANTEDTSKRKPCVTCVRSFTSAFLFSIEVQVTIGFGGRMMTEECLFAIIVLILQNIVSLIINAVMLGCIFMKTAQAHRRAETLIFSRNAVIAVRNGRLCFMFRVGDLRKSMIISASVRIQVVKKTTTPEGEVIPIHQLDIPVDNPMESNNIFLVAPLIICHIIDKRSPLYDISANDLATQDLEIIVILEGVVETTGITTQARTSYISEEILWGHRFVPIVTEEEGTYAVDYSKFGNTSKVAAPRCSAKELDEKPSILIQTLQKSELSHQNSLRKRNSMRRNNSMRRNNSMRRNNSSFIVPKVQFMTLEGNQNTMET from the exons ATGTTGGCCAGGAAGAGCATCATCCCTGAAGAATATGTCCTTGCACGAATTGCAGCAGAGAACCTAGGCAAGCCACGCATCCGGGACCGCCCACGCAAGGCCCGCTTCATTGCCAAGAATGGAGCATGCAACCTGGCCCACAAGAACATCCGAGAGCAAGGGCGTTTCTTGCAGGACATCTTCACCACTTTGGTGGACCTGAAGTGGCGCCACACCTTGGTGATCTTCACCATGTCCTTCCTGTGCAGCTGGCTCTTCTTTGCCATGGTGTGGTGGCTGGTGGCCTTTGCCCATGGAGACATGGAAATACCTTGTGCCAACACTGAAGATACTAGCAAGCGGAAGCCATGTGTCACCTGTGTCAg GTCCTTCACCTCTGCTTTCCTCTTCTCTATTGAGGTCCAAGTGACCATTGGTTTTGGAGGCAGGATGATGACCGAAGAGTGCCTCTTTGCCATCATTGTCTTGATTCTCCAGAACATTGTGAGCTTGATCATCAATGCTGTCATGCTTGGTTGCATCTTCATGAAAACAGCTCAAGCACACCGGAGAGCGGAAACCCTGATCTTCAGCCGGAATGCAGTCATTGCTGTGCGTAACGGTCGGCTCTGTTTCATGTTCCGAGTGGGAGACTTAAGGAAGAGCATGATTATCAGTGCCTCAGTAAGAATCCAGGTCGTAAAGAAGACCACAACGCCCGAAGGAGAAGTCATTCCCATCCACCAGCTAGATATTCCGGTTGacaatcccatggaaagcaacaACATTTTCCTAGTGGCCCCTTTGATTATTTGCCACATCATTGACAAACGGAGTCCTCTTTATGACATCTCTGCCAATGATCTGGCCACCCAAGACCTAGAAATTATCGTAATACTTGAAGGTGTGGTGGAAACCACAGGGATCACCACCCAGGCGAgaacatcctacatatcagaagAGATCCTCTGGGGACATCGCTTTGTGCCCATCGTGACGGAAGAGGAAGGGACTTATGCAGTGGATTACTCCAAATTTGGCAACACAAGCAAAGTGGCAGCACCCCGGTGTAGTGCCAAGGAGCTGGATGAGAAACCTTCCATTCTCATCCAAACGCTCCAGAAGAGTGAACTATCTCATCAGAACTCTTTGAGGAAACGGAATTCAATGAGGAGGAATAATTCCATGAGAAGGAATAATTC